The following coding sequences lie in one Allorhizobium pseudoryzae genomic window:
- a CDS encoding ABC transporter substrate-binding protein — MITRKSLAGFSLAYALTAATAFAGDLVINSDQSDPAPKKAMEQLIADFQKAHPDIKVKWNNFDHEGYKSAIRNFLTADPPDVVSWYSGNRMAPFVKAGLFEDVSDLWAQGDLNNQLKSATKSMEIDGKKWGIPYSTYQWGIYYRKDIFAEKGIAPPKTWAELLAACEKLKAAGITPFTIGTKALWPTGGWFDYLNLRVNGYEFHMDLTAGKVPYTDPRVKAVFDKWAELVKPGYFNENHAAIDWQDAVPLMVQGKAAMYLMGNFAVATMKDGGLKEDQIGFLQFPVITPGIPMAEDAPTESFHIPSGAKNKADARTFLAYLALPETQTKMNAILGQLPINNQATKSDDPFLRAGFEMLSNAYALAQFYDRDAPAEMAKAGMEGFQEFMVKPDKADAILARLDKIRQRVYK, encoded by the coding sequence ATGATAACACGTAAGTCTTTGGCAGGCTTCAGCCTTGCCTATGCCCTGACCGCGGCGACCGCTTTCGCCGGCGACCTGGTGATCAATTCGGACCAGTCCGATCCGGCCCCGAAAAAGGCGATGGAGCAGCTGATCGCGGATTTCCAGAAGGCGCATCCAGATATCAAGGTCAAGTGGAACAACTTTGACCACGAAGGCTACAAGTCCGCCATTCGCAACTTCCTGACGGCGGACCCGCCGGATGTCGTGTCCTGGTACTCCGGCAACCGGATGGCTCCCTTCGTCAAGGCGGGACTATTCGAGGATGTGAGCGATCTCTGGGCGCAGGGTGACCTGAACAACCAGCTGAAGTCGGCGACCAAGTCGATGGAAATCGACGGCAAGAAGTGGGGGATCCCTTATTCCACGTATCAATGGGGCATCTACTATCGCAAGGACATCTTTGCGGAGAAGGGCATTGCCCCGCCGAAGACCTGGGCGGAACTGCTGGCTGCGTGTGAAAAACTGAAGGCCGCCGGTATCACGCCATTCACCATCGGCACCAAGGCGCTCTGGCCAACGGGCGGCTGGTTCGATTACCTGAACCTTCGCGTCAACGGGTACGAGTTCCATATGGATCTGACGGCCGGGAAGGTCCCCTACACCGACCCGCGCGTCAAAGCCGTGTTCGACAAATGGGCCGAACTCGTGAAGCCGGGCTATTTCAACGAAAACCATGCGGCCATTGACTGGCAGGACGCGGTACCGCTGATGGTGCAGGGCAAGGCGGCCATGTATCTGATGGGCAATTTTGCGGTTGCCACCATGAAGGATGGCGGGCTGAAGGAAGACCAGATCGGCTTCCTGCAGTTCCCGGTCATCACGCCCGGCATTCCGATGGCCGAGGATGCGCCGACCGAATCCTTCCACATCCCGTCGGGCGCCAAGAACAAGGCGGATGCCCGCACGTTCCTGGCCTATCTGGCGCTGCCCGAAACCCAGACGAAGATGAATGCGATCCTGGGGCAGTTGCCGATCAACAACCAGGCGACCAAGTCTGACGATCCTTTCCTGCGGGCGGGTTTCGAAATGCTGTCCAACGCCTATGCGCTGGCACAGTTCTACGACCGCGATGCGCCGGCCGAAATGGCCAAGGCCGGCATGGAAGGGTTCCAGGAGTTCATGGTCAAGCCGGACAAGGCGGACGCCATTCTGGCTCGCCTCGATAAGATCCGCCAGCGCGTCTACAAATAA
- a CDS encoding DUF2160 domain-containing protein, translating into MDFSWMAWTLPTALFFIVIFCLIAAMGVWEYVRPGGGPRVGILRFETTRGDRLFISLLGSAFIHLAWLGLGGPNLWWALALSVVYAVGVFRFV; encoded by the coding sequence ATGGACTTTTCCTGGATGGCCTGGACGCTGCCAACGGCGCTCTTCTTCATCGTGATCTTCTGCCTGATCGCCGCGATGGGCGTTTGGGAATATGTTCGGCCGGGCGGTGGCCCGAGAGTGGGCATCCTGCGCTTCGAGACGACGCGCGGCGACCGCCTGTTCATCTCGCTCCTCGGATCGGCCTTTATTCATCTTGCCTGGCTCGGCCTGGGAGGGCCGAACCTGTGGTGGGCTCTTGCCCTGTCCGTGGTCTACGCCGTCGGCGTATTCCGCTTCGTCTAG
- the minE gene encoding cell division topological specificity factor MinE: protein MNIFRLFNKQRSAPLARERLQVLLAHERASSGTDLVAVLREEILAVIAKHVELDNDRVHVKMDRDENMSILEIDVEIPLNASRQAA, encoded by the coding sequence ATGAATATTTTCCGCCTCTTCAACAAGCAGCGTTCCGCGCCTCTTGCTCGGGAGCGGCTGCAGGTTCTCCTCGCCCATGAACGCGCGTCCTCCGGAACCGATCTCGTCGCGGTGCTGCGCGAAGAAATCCTGGCCGTCATCGCCAAGCATGTCGAACTCGATAACGACCGGGTTCACGTGAAGATGGATCGCGATGAAAACATGTCGATCCTCGAGATCGACGTGGAAATCCCGCTCAACGCGAGCCGTCAGGCCGCCTGA
- a CDS encoding helix-turn-helix domain-containing protein, giving the protein MAGPHMHSQIELNFVLDGHMTYLFDGRELTVDKNRLCLFWGMIPHQVIDCAESTRFVCLYVPMSVLLGFPNLSRFRDAVFRGAVIEALDMRPWDRDVFLRWRDEILSGDAEVMEIVRSELMARVMRIEREGWRDLREQGAAIFSSGQRDADWVVHVENMLRFIGEGALGNISAEDVGRAAGLHPNYAMTLFRKAVGMTINQAIIRHRLDTAQSLLIATDLPITEVAYESGFGSLSTFYDAFQKRFREKPVQFRRRMRPAAGAA; this is encoded by the coding sequence ATGGCTGGTCCCCACATGCACAGCCAGATCGAACTCAACTTCGTTCTGGATGGCCATATGACCTATTTGTTTGACGGGCGCGAACTGACCGTCGACAAGAACAGGCTTTGTCTCTTCTGGGGCATGATCCCGCATCAGGTGATAGACTGCGCGGAGAGCACGCGTTTCGTCTGCCTTTACGTTCCGATGTCGGTGCTTCTCGGCTTTCCCAATCTCAGCCGGTTTCGCGATGCGGTGTTCCGGGGCGCGGTGATCGAGGCGCTCGATATGCGTCCCTGGGACCGGGATGTCTTTCTTCGCTGGCGCGACGAGATTCTGTCGGGTGATGCGGAAGTGATGGAGATCGTCCGTTCGGAACTGATGGCGCGGGTGATGCGCATTGAGCGCGAGGGCTGGCGAGACCTGCGCGAGCAGGGCGCGGCCATTTTCTCCTCCGGTCAACGCGATGCCGATTGGGTGGTGCATGTGGAAAACATGCTGCGTTTCATCGGCGAAGGGGCGCTTGGCAATATCTCCGCCGAAGATGTGGGACGTGCGGCCGGCCTGCATCCGAACTATGCGATGACGCTGTTTCGCAAGGCGGTCGGCATGACCATCAACCAGGCGATCATCCGTCACCGGCTGGATACGGCGCAGTCGCTGTTGATCGCGACGGACCTGCCGATCACTGAGGTGGCGTATGAGTCCGGCTTCGGCTCGCTATCGACCTTCTACGATGCCTTCCAGAAACGGTTTCGCGAGAAGCCTGTCCAGTTCCGCCGCCGCATGCGACCCGCCGCGGGCGCGGCATAA
- the minD gene encoding septum site-determining protein MinD, translating to MGKVIVVTSGKGGVGKTTSTAALGAALAQRNEKVVVVDFDVGLRNLDLVMGAERRVVYDLINVIQGDAKLTQALIRDKRLENLFLLPASQTRDKDNLTPEGVEWVINELKRYFDWVICDSPAGIERGATLAMRHADIAVVVTNPEVSSVRDSDRIIGLLDSKTMKAERGERMEKHLLLTRYDGARAQRGDMLKVDDVLEILSIPLLGIIPESSDVLRASNLGAPVTLADARCAPSLAYFEAARRLAGEDIPVSIPEEKRGIFGKIFGRAA from the coding sequence ATGGGGAAGGTAATCGTCGTCACGTCAGGCAAGGGCGGAGTTGGCAAGACCACATCGACCGCTGCACTGGGTGCAGCACTCGCCCAACGCAATGAAAAGGTCGTCGTCGTGGACTTCGACGTGGGCCTGCGCAACCTCGACCTCGTGATGGGCGCCGAGCGCCGCGTGGTCTACGACCTGATCAACGTGATCCAGGGCGATGCGAAGCTCACCCAGGCGCTGATCCGCGACAAGCGGCTGGAAAACCTGTTCCTGCTGCCGGCCTCCCAGACCCGCGACAAGGACAACCTCACGCCGGAAGGTGTCGAGTGGGTGATCAACGAGCTGAAGCGCTATTTCGACTGGGTGATCTGCGACAGCCCCGCCGGTATCGAACGCGGCGCGACGCTGGCCATGCGCCATGCCGACATCGCCGTCGTGGTCACGAACCCGGAAGTCTCCTCGGTGCGCGATTCCGACCGCATCATCGGCCTGCTCGATTCGAAGACCATGAAGGCCGAGCGCGGCGAGCGGATGGAGAAGCACCTGCTTCTGACCCGTTACGACGGGGCCCGCGCCCAGCGTGGCGACATGCTGAAGGTCGATGACGTTCTGGAAATCCTGTCGATCCCGCTGCTCGGCATCATTCCGGAAAGCTCCGACGTGCTGCGCGCATCGAACCTCGGCGCACCGGTGACGCTCGCCGACGCCCGCTGCGCTCCGTCGCTTGCCTATTTCGAGGCAGCCCGTCGCCTTGCCGGCGAAGACATTCCGGTTTCCATTCCGGAAGAAAAGCGCGGCATCTTCGGCAAGATCTTCGGGAGGGCTGCATGA
- a CDS encoding carbohydrate ABC transporter permease: protein MSHTKRSYGFLIPTLYIVFLILPIYWLANMSFKTNTEILGDFSLWPQSPTLQNYRVIFTDPAWYGGYINSIIYVVLNTVISVSAALPAAYAFSRYRFLGDKHLFFWLLTNRMAPPAVFALPFFQLYSAFGLIDTHIAVAIAHCLFNVPLAVWILEGFMSGVPKEIDETAYIDGYSFPKFFVKIFMPLIASGIGVAAFFCFMFSWVELLIARTLTTTDAKPIAATMTRTVSASGMDWGVLAAAGVLTIIPGALVIYFVRNYIAKGFALGRV from the coding sequence ATGTCACACACCAAACGCAGCTACGGCTTCCTGATCCCGACGCTCTATATCGTCTTCCTCATCCTGCCGATCTACTGGCTGGCGAATATGAGCTTCAAGACGAACACGGAAATCCTCGGCGACTTCTCGCTCTGGCCACAAAGCCCAACATTGCAGAACTACCGGGTGATCTTCACCGATCCCGCCTGGTATGGCGGTTACATCAACTCGATCATCTATGTGGTGCTGAACACGGTGATCTCGGTCTCCGCGGCGCTGCCGGCAGCCTATGCGTTTTCCCGCTACCGGTTCCTGGGCGACAAGCACCTGTTCTTCTGGCTTTTGACCAACCGCATGGCACCGCCCGCCGTCTTCGCGCTGCCCTTCTTCCAGCTCTATTCCGCCTTCGGCCTGATCGATACGCATATCGCCGTGGCGATCGCCCACTGCCTGTTCAACGTGCCGCTGGCGGTCTGGATCCTCGAAGGTTTCATGTCGGGCGTGCCGAAGGAGATCGACGAGACGGCTTATATCGACGGCTATTCCTTCCCGAAATTCTTCGTGAAGATCTTCATGCCGTTGATCGCGTCCGGCATCGGGGTGGCCGCCTTCTTCTGCTTCATGTTCTCGTGGGTGGAACTGCTGATTGCCCGCACGCTGACGACGACGGATGCCAAGCCGATTGCCGCGACGATGACGCGCACGGTGTCCGCCTCGGGCATGGATTGGGGCGTGCTGGCGGCGGCCGGCGTGCTGACCATCATTCCAGGCGCGCTCGTTATCTATTTCGTCCGCAACTACATTGCCAAGGGCTTTGCCCTCGGCCGCGTGTGA
- a CDS encoding copper chaperone PCu(A)C, whose product MRKFLNSAAFLAAFLLGTGLAGAHGFKVGELEIGHPYSRAMLPGAKVGGGYFKIVNPGNTDDRLVSVSSDRATSVQIHEMSMDGTIMKMRELPQGIVVPAGDTVELKPGGYHLMFMNVSQPFKEGEMVKAVLTFEKAGPVEVEFAVGPAGGDAHAGDAHKEHKK is encoded by the coding sequence ATGAGAAAATTTTTGAACAGCGCAGCCTTCCTTGCGGCCTTCCTTCTCGGCACCGGCCTTGCCGGCGCGCACGGCTTCAAGGTGGGAGAACTCGAAATCGGCCATCCCTACAGCCGGGCCATGCTGCCGGGCGCCAAGGTTGGCGGCGGATATTTCAAGATCGTCAATCCCGGCAACACCGACGATCGCCTGGTCTCCGTCTCGTCGGATCGCGCAACTTCCGTTCAAATTCACGAGATGAGCATGGACGGAACCATCATGAAGATGCGAGAATTGCCACAAGGCATCGTTGTTCCGGCCGGCGATACGGTTGAGCTGAAACCGGGTGGATACCATCTGATGTTCATGAACGTCTCTCAACCGTTCAAGGAGGGTGAGATGGTCAAGGCGGTTCTGACCTTCGAAAAGGCGGGGCCGGTGGAGGTCGAGTTTGCGGTTGGCCCGGCAGGCGGTGATGCGCATGCGGGCGATGCACACAAGGAGCACAAGAAGTGA
- the minC gene encoding septum site-determining protein MinC, whose product MTEVLTDSRSIRIKGRSFLAVVLSPDLPLDDWLVRLDDLAARSAGFFLNRPVVLDVEGLGINRAELTEFLDKLADRNVRIMGIEGAKPSMISPGMPPVLKGGRPAGDVEVPETEVPDDKTAEDRPETAASHAPAPTVAQDSRSSHPSLVINEPVRSGQSIIFTEGDVTVVGSVASGAEVIAGGSVHIYGALRGRAMAGSVGNASARIFCRKLEAELIAIDGIYKMAEDLPPELLGKPVQLWLEGDAVMAEKLN is encoded by the coding sequence ATGACCGAAGTGCTAACAGACTCTCGCTCCATCAGGATCAAAGGCCGCTCCTTTCTGGCGGTCGTTTTGTCTCCGGACCTGCCGCTGGATGACTGGCTGGTGCGGCTGGACGATCTGGCTGCCCGTTCTGCTGGTTTTTTCCTGAACCGCCCCGTGGTTCTGGATGTTGAAGGTCTCGGCATCAACCGGGCCGAGCTGACGGAATTCCTGGACAAGCTTGCCGACCGCAATGTCCGCATCATGGGCATCGAAGGGGCAAAGCCGTCGATGATCTCGCCCGGCATGCCGCCGGTGCTGAAAGGTGGCCGCCCGGCTGGCGATGTCGAGGTGCCGGAAACCGAGGTCCCGGACGACAAAACCGCCGAGGACCGCCCGGAAACCGCTGCCTCCCATGCGCCGGCACCCACCGTCGCGCAGGACAGCCGTTCTTCCCACCCGTCGCTGGTGATCAACGAACCCGTAAGGTCCGGGCAATCGATCATCTTTACGGAAGGGGATGTGACCGTTGTCGGGTCCGTCGCCTCCGGCGCGGAAGTCATCGCCGGCGGCTCCGTCCATATCTATGGCGCCCTGCGGGGGCGAGCCATGGCGGGCTCCGTCGGAAATGCGTCCGCGCGCATCTTCTGCCGGAAACTGGAGGCGGAGCTGATCGCAATCGACGGCATCTACAAAATGGCTGAGGACTTGCCGCCGGAGCTGCTGGGGAAACCCGTCCAGCTATGGCTCGAAGGCGATGCAGTCATGGCCGAGAAACTTAACTGA
- a CDS encoding SCO family protein, translating into MNRNPMALLAIGIAGIFFAGLVGIMFWVSADSARARTGPFDAKFSLVDDRGASVDQTLFKGRPSIVYFGYTHCPEVCPTTLFEVSGWLNKLGPEGEKLKAYFFTIDPARDMPDVMHAYVTSITDRITGITGTPEEMQKVTDGWMIHAARTYGDDSDYHMSHTTSLLLIGPDGRLKGMIPYGEDDELALKKIRDTLL; encoded by the coding sequence GTGAACCGGAACCCCATGGCGTTGCTGGCGATCGGGATCGCCGGCATCTTCTTTGCCGGACTGGTCGGCATCATGTTCTGGGTCTCGGCCGATAGCGCGCGGGCCCGCACCGGCCCGTTCGACGCAAAATTCTCGCTGGTGGACGATCGGGGTGCATCGGTCGATCAGACCCTGTTCAAGGGACGTCCCTCAATTGTCTATTTCGGCTATACTCATTGCCCGGAGGTCTGCCCGACCACCCTGTTCGAGGTTTCTGGCTGGCTGAACAAGCTCGGGCCGGAGGGTGAAAAGCTGAAGGCCTATTTCTTCACGATTGACCCTGCACGCGATATGCCGGATGTCATGCATGCCTACGTGACCTCGATCACGGATCGGATCACCGGCATCACCGGCACGCCTGAGGAAATGCAGAAAGTCACCGATGGCTGGATGATCCACGCCGCGCGCACCTATGGTGACGACAGCGACTATCACATGAGCCACACCACCTCGCTGTTGCTCATTGGCCCCGACGGGCGGCTGAAAGGCATGATCCCCTACGGCGAGGATGACGAGCTTGCGCTGAAGAAGATCCGCGACACCTTGCTCTGA
- a CDS encoding ABC transporter substrate-binding protein — MRKRLLTTTAAMLLATSGAAFADMNAAKSFLDKEIKDMSVLDRAAQEQEMQWFIDAAKPFAGMDIKVVSETITTHEYESKVLAPAFTAITGIKITHDLIGEGDVVEKLQTQMQSGENIYDAYINDSDLIGTHWRYKQVRNLTDWMANEGKAVTNPNLDIDDFIGKSFTTAPDGKLYQLPTQQFANLYFFRYDWFNDEKNKADFKAKYGYDLGVPVNWSAYEDIAEFFTGREIGGKKVYGHMDYGKKDPSLGWRFTDAWLSMAGNGDKGIPNGLPVDEWGIKVNEKSQPVGSCVARGGDTNGPASVYAIQKYLDWMKKYAPPAAQGMTFSESGPVPSQGEVAQQMFTYTAFTADFVKPGLPVVNEDGTPKWRFAPSPHGVYWKDGMKLGYQDAGSWTLMKSTPEDRAKAAWLYAQFVTSKTVDVKKSHVGLTFIRQSTLDHKSFTERAPKLGGLVEFYRSPARLQWSPTGTNVPDYPKLAQLWWQAIGDASSGAKTAQAAMDSLCAEQEKVMQRLERAGVQGDIGPKLAEEHDLAYWNKDAVSKGNLAPQLKIENEKEKPITVNYDDLVKSWQKK; from the coding sequence ATGCGAAAGCGACTTTTGACCACGACGGCAGCGATGCTGCTGGCCACCAGCGGTGCGGCCTTTGCCGACATGAACGCCGCAAAATCCTTCCTGGACAAGGAGATCAAGGACATGTCCGTCCTCGATCGCGCTGCCCAGGAACAGGAAATGCAGTGGTTTATCGATGCGGCAAAGCCCTTTGCCGGTATGGACATCAAGGTGGTCTCGGAAACCATCACCACGCATGAGTATGAATCCAAAGTGCTGGCACCCGCCTTCACCGCCATTACCGGCATCAAGATCACCCATGACCTGATCGGTGAAGGTGATGTCGTCGAAAAGCTGCAGACCCAGATGCAGTCGGGCGAGAACATCTACGACGCCTACATCAACGACAGCGATCTCATCGGGACCCACTGGCGCTACAAGCAGGTCCGCAACCTGACGGACTGGATGGCGAACGAAGGCAAGGCGGTCACCAACCCCAACCTCGACATCGACGACTTCATCGGCAAGTCGTTTACCACCGCACCGGACGGCAAGCTCTACCAGCTTCCGACACAGCAATTCGCCAACCTCTATTTCTTCCGCTACGACTGGTTCAACGACGAGAAGAACAAGGCCGACTTCAAGGCAAAGTACGGCTATGATCTCGGCGTGCCGGTCAACTGGTCGGCCTATGAGGATATTGCCGAGTTCTTCACCGGCCGCGAGATTGGCGGGAAGAAGGTCTATGGTCACATGGACTACGGCAAGAAGGACCCCTCGCTCGGCTGGCGCTTTACCGATGCCTGGCTGTCGATGGCCGGCAACGGCGACAAGGGCATCCCGAACGGCCTGCCGGTCGATGAATGGGGCATCAAGGTCAACGAGAAGTCCCAGCCGGTCGGATCATGCGTCGCGCGCGGCGGTGATACGAACGGTCCCGCCTCCGTCTACGCCATCCAGAAGTATCTCGACTGGATGAAGAAATACGCGCCTCCGGCTGCCCAGGGCATGACCTTCTCGGAATCCGGACCGGTGCCGTCGCAGGGTGAAGTCGCCCAGCAGATGTTCACCTATACCGCCTTTACCGCGGACTTCGTGAAGCCGGGCCTGCCGGTGGTGAATGAGGACGGCACTCCGAAGTGGCGCTTTGCGCCGAGCCCGCATGGTGTCTACTGGAAGGACGGCATGAAGCTCGGCTATCAGGATGCCGGCTCCTGGACGCTGATGAAGTCCACCCCGGAAGACCGCGCCAAGGCGGCCTGGCTCTACGCCCAGTTCGTCACGTCGAAGACGGTGGATGTGAAGAAGAGCCATGTGGGTCTGACCTTCATCCGCCAGTCCACGCTCGATCACAAGTCGTTCACCGAACGGGCGCCAAAGCTTGGCGGTCTGGTCGAGTTCTATCGCTCGCCGGCGCGTCTGCAGTGGTCGCCGACCGGCACCAACGTTCCGGATTATCCGAAGCTTGCCCAGTTGTGGTGGCAGGCGATCGGTGACGCATCCTCCGGCGCCAAGACCGCGCAGGCGGCGATGGATTCGCTCTGCGCCGAGCAGGAAAAGGTGATGCAGCGCCTGGAACGTGCCGGCGTGCAGGGTGATATCGGCCCGAAGCTCGCGGAAGAACACGATCTGGCCTACTGGAACAAGGATGCCGTTTCCAAGGGCAATCTCGCGCCGCAGCTGAAGATCGAAAACGAGAAGGAAAAGCCGATCACGGTCAATTACGACGACCTCGTGAAGAGCTGGCAGAAGAAATAA